CTTTCTTCCGAAAGATGGTAGCCATATTTCAGAAAAAAGTTTTCATTTTTCCTGTCCTGGATCTTTGTTTCGCCCAGGTTTTGAAGTGGAATCCTGGAGATGAGGGTTTGGTAAGAAAGGAGCACACCCATGTCATAATTTAGCGGGATATTCAGGGTCATCCCGGCATCCTGTTTGTCGAAGCGCGGTTGCCTGCCCGTTGTATTTGAGGTACTGAAGGTTGTCTGGTCGCTTGGGGATAGATGAAACTTCGTCCACTCCTCGCGGGTCGTTCGATAGTTGATATTGCCCCAGAATTCATCGACCGGGTCGAGGGTAATCACTTCGACCTGTCCACCAGTGAATCCTCCGTGTTCGGCAGAAATATTGCTATTGAAGACATTTACCTGCTCGATCAGGTGTGGGTCCAGGAATATTTTTTGCGGGTGCCCGGGTAAAATTGAGGTTTCATACAAATCGACATTCGTTGGTTCAATTGAACTATTGTTGCTGATGCCATCAATGGTGAAATTATTTTCGTAAAAATGACTGCCGGAAATTGAGATGTTTGGAGGGGTTATTTCTCCAGCGGCCAGAGAGTTACTCATTCCTTCGCCGAATTGAACCCCAGGCACAATGCCTATTATCTCGTTAAGGCTACCGTTTCTTGTTGGAAAATTCTCGATCGTTTCACGGTCGATAATTGTTGCGCCAGTTAGGGGGGCTATGCGGGTCGCTTCTACCAGAATCGTGGGTAGAACAAGCGGGGGCGAGACTGTTTTTTCCTCTGGTTGAACAGCCGTTGGGACAATTGCGATACTGGTTTGCGGGGTAAGAAGAATCAAAAAGACAAAAAATTTACAGAGGCTTGTAAATCGGGATATCATGAAATTCGTCTTTCGATTGCAAGAGACTGCCTCTTTTCAAGGGGTTGTAGGCTAGCAACCTGATTAGGTTAATTCAAGTTTAAAATCAATGAATAAGATACTCGTTCGTTTTATGAGCGTTGGTGTGACAAAGTGAGTGATCATTTGAATCTGAAAAGGCAAGTATATATGGCTCTGTTTTTGTCTGTAGCGATCCATTTTGGGCTGCTAAGTCTTCAGGTGGATATGGACAGCGACGTTGCTTTTCAGGAACAATTCTCTGTTGAGCGGGCATTTGACCGACTTGATAATTTTATGCCGGAGCCATTGAATCCGCGGGATGAAACCTCTCCTGGTCATGCTCCCCGGGTTCTTCCTCCTTTTAAGCAGAAAACGTTTGTAGCAGCCAAAATGAAACCAGCTTCCGTGTTGCCATCCCGAAAAAGGGGAATTTCGACACATCCCTTAACGCCCAAGATTTCACCTTTGCCACTAACTCAAGTGTTGCAGTCTGGACATCCTCGGCAGGCCTCCCCTGTATTGTCAAAAAAATCACGAAAGACCGAAAATGGAGGAGATTTACCTGGCAAAATAGTTATTGCTCCCTTTGCCGCTCAGTCACTGCATGTGGCTTCGATAGACAAGTCTAAGGTCAAGACACTAATCGAAACCCGTGCAATTCCGCGCTATGTTGACAATCCTCGGCCGCATTATCCTGAGGTTGCGCGACGTAAAGGGTGGTCCGGAGAGGTACAATTATTAGTGCGGGTCGATAAGGCCGGTGCCGTTGAGCGGCTGTCGGTCGCTCAGTCTTCTGGTTTTGCCGTACTTGATCGAGCGGCGACACGGGCAGTACGTCGTTGGCGCTTTGCTCCTGCCGTAAGGGCAGGGGCTCGCGTCGCCTCTGAGGTTGTGATCCCGATTGACTTCCGTCTGCCCGGAAGCCTCAATTCTGACTCATCTATTCAGGAATAAACTCTGTCAATCCTTACAGTTAGTGGTCAGGAACCGTAGAAAATGTTTGACCTTACATAAGCAATCCCCTAGATTGATAAGAATTTCTTTAGATGAGCTGGCCTTGTTTTTGGGGCTGTTAACAGACTGGAGATGCAAGTTAATGAGCGCAGAAACAACCAGGGTGCTGATTGTTGATGATTCGCCAACTGTACGCCGGCTGGGAGAACTTATTCTCAGTCAGCAAGGTTATGTTGTTCATACAGCTGAAGATGGTGAGCAGGGGCTTGAGATCGCACGTCGGATTAAGCCTGACGCAATTTTGGTTGATTTTGTCATGCCCAAAATGAACGGGCATACTTTTTGTAAATTACTGAGAGAAGACAGCGAAATGGCACAGGTTCCACTGATCTTGATCTCTTCAAAAGGAGAAGCGGTTGGGGAGGCTTTCGAAAAAGAGTTTGGAGTTGTTCACTACTTTTCCAAACCTTTTGAGCCTGATGATCTTGTGCAGAAACTTGTAGAGGTGCTCGGCGTTGCAGCAACTTCCAAGGGGGATGGGGCACCGGAAACTTCGCAAACTACTGATCCAGCGATTATTGAGAATATTGTCGATAAGGTTTTACGCCAATATTTTCAAAAAGATTTCCCACTGTTGATGCGAAACGTCTTGTCGGACACATTAAACGAGGCTGGATTGGTACAAAAGAAAGGTATGGTTCTTTCCGGAGATCTCGCTGAAGTCATGCTGCCTGATGTGATAAATTTTGCTTATAATTCAAGACTTTCAGGACGTCTTACTGTGTTTTCGCGTGAAGTTTTTGGAGAAATCTTCATCGAACAGGGTAATTTTATTTTCGCCACATCGAGCATTAAAGGAAGCCGTAATATCTTTTTGACTGATCTATTGACTAAAGATGGTCGACTGAACGCCGATGGAGCTGAACTCAATGAATATGTTACCGAGGCCCGTTCGCGTAATATCCCAATTGGACGTGTTCTCGTTGAACGTGGATTGTTGACCTCCGATGAATTAATGGAGTATCTGCAGCAACATGCCCAGGATGCTTTTGGAACGACCCTCGATGTAAAGGAGGGACATTTTTTCCTTGAGCGCGACGAACTTCCAGTCAATCTCCAGGATTTGACGATCAGGGTACCTTTGATTAGCGTGTTGATGGAGGGGTTAAGCCATCTGGACGAAAAACACCTTGCGGCCTCAGAGTTTCGAGATGATGAGATGGTGTTGGTTCGGTTGATTACCAACGAAGACGCTCTTGAGACCGTCAATCTCAAGCCTCGTGAACTCGAACTGTTCGGGCTGATCGATGGCAAAAAATCATTGCGTGAAATTATCGAACTCAGTTTGTTGGAGCCTCTGGAAACCAAGCGGATCTGTTACGCGTTACGCAAGGTCGGACTTTTGCGGGTTAAGAGCCACTAGAACTTGAGGTGCCCATGAGTGATATGCGTCAGAAATTATTACCGGTTTTTCTGGAAGAAGCCGGGCGAAAGATTGCACTGCTTGATGAATTTCTTGCGGCCGGCGGCTGTGAAGGTCAAGCTTTGAGCCATCTTGAAGTGGCCTTTCGTGCTGCTCATACGCTCAAGGGTACAGCAGCACTCGTTCATGCTGAAGCCGTTCGCGTTCTGAGCGCCCGCATTGAAGGTTTACTCGAAGGACATTTTGAGAAAGCTCGATTTCCAACTGAAAACGAATATGACGGCATGAAGTTGGCTTTGGGCCACTTAAAAAAAATGATCGCGGCCCTTGAACAGCACCGGGAAGAACCACCCGGTCTTCTGGTTGAAGCCGAACTTGCTTTGAAATTGGCGGTTGCATTGCCAGGGCGCACCCGTCTTTTTGACCAGCAAAACCTGAGTACGTCAGATGATCCTTTCGCAGAAGACCCTGGTCTTGATCTCTTTGAGGAGACCAGCACGCCGATCAATTTATTATCCAGTACCCTATTAGAAGATCCTTTTGCTGAAGACCCCTCCATTGAACTACAGACGATACAGGAGGAAGAATTAATTGATCCTTTCGCGGAGGATCCAGAGGTAGAGTCCACTAAGTGCGTTGAGAAAGATCATGTATTTGTCAGGCAGATCTCCGTCGACACCGCTGGGGATACTGATCCTTTTGCGGAAGACCCCTCATTGGATACCGATTTTGAGACGCCGGTTGCATTTAGTTCTGACCCGTCACCAATCACATTCGCGGATCTTTCTGGCGCTGAAATTCTCACCCCTCAACAGAACCCTGTTGCTATTTCAACCCCTAGCGAAAATGCGGGCTCTCACCAGGTGCCGGATGAGCTTCCCCCTGCCAATACTTTTTCTAACCTCCCCGCTAATGAAAGCTTTATTGAGCGGATGCGTAAGCGGGTTGAAAAAGAGAGCCCCCTAGAAACCGCCAAGCGTTTAGTAGAAACCCTTCAAAGGCAGAACGAAGGCGAGGCTGTTGCACAAAATTTTAACTGTTGCCATTTTAAGGTCGGGAATAAGGATTACTTTTTACCGATTGAAAATATGCTTGAGATTGCTGATCTGCCTCAGGTCGTAAGACTCCCCCTTGCTCCGCCGATTGTCCGGGGCTTGGTTAATCTTCGTGGACAGGTGATGCCTGTTATAGATTTAGGTGTCCAGTCTGGGCCCGCGATAACCTATACCTCCTTGTGTAAATTGGTTGTCGCTGAGTCCGCTGGCGAGAAATTGGCTTTTTTGTCGGAGGGTATCCCTGATCTCGCCGAAGAATTCTGTGGGGAAAGAGTTGATGTTATGAATATTATTGCTCAATTTCGTGCAGGTGACTCCTGATGGGCGTTCTTCAGGATAGCATTTTTTCATGCTTTGTAGAAGAAGCCACTGAGCATTTAAACGTTCTTGAATCTGGTCTCCTTGAAATGGAGGGGGTCGGCTCAGTAGGTGCCGAGGATATGGAATCGCTCTTTCGGGCGGCACATACTCTTAAAGGGGCTGCCAGTCTGGTTAAGATGGCTTCTGTCGGCCAGGTTGCCCATAGAATGGAAGACTTGTTTGAGGCGGTACGTGATCGAAAGCTTGTTGTAAGCCCCATGCAAATTGATGCTCTCTTGTTTGCGCTAGACCAGATCAAAGAGCTGATCCGTTTTAAGGTTGATGGCCAGGAAGAACCAGTTGAGGTAATGGATCTGGTTATACGACGCCTAGATGCTGCCGAGAAGGGGGCTGAGCCCTCGGTTGGAGGTTCCTCCCTCCCGGGAGAGAAATTAGGGGCTAATGACTCTTCTGTCGATTCGGGGTTTGTTGGTTCCGAGCGGCGCGGTCTTGGCCGACGGGTAGAAGAGTCCGCTGCTGGTATTCGGGTGAGTGTTGATAAAATCGAATCACTGATGGGATTGATCGGTGAAGTGACTGTCATCAAAAATCACCTGGCTGATCAGTTCGGGCAGGTCGAGAAGATGCGTGATGAGATCGAATTTGTAGGTCAACGACTTCTGCGAGAAGTTACTCAATTCGCGGATCGTTATGATTACACGATGCCGACCACGGCGGAACAGCGTCATGAATCTCAGGTGAGTGATTTCCAAGAACTTGAGTTTGATCGCTACGATGATTTGAACCTGTTTAGTCGAAAATTACGCGAAATCACCAATGATGTTGGTGAGGGTCTTCGTGGCCTCAGTGAATTTTTTGAGGCTTTCGGCAAGGATGTTTCCTCTTTAGATCGGATGACAGATGAGATCAAGGAACGTATCTCAGAAGTAAGAACTGTCCCGGCAGGGGCCCTCTTTCAACGATTCAATCGTTCCGTGCGTGATATGGCGCGTGGTCTTGGTATGGATGTAGATCTTTTTGTTGTTGGGGGTGAAACCTTAATAGACCGGGTTGTTTATGATGGTTTATTTGATCCGCTGTTACACATTGTACGTAATTCCTTTGCTCATGGAATTGAATCAGCTTCTGAACGTAAAAAGCTTGGAAAATCAGAAAAAGCGTTGATTCGTCTGACTGCAGAGCGACGTGGAAATACCGTAGAGCTTTCGGTTAGCGACGATGGTCGCGGGATTGATCTTGTGCGGGTTCGTAAGCGAGCGATTGAAAAGGGTTTTATTACGACCGAAGATCGACTCAGTGAAAGTGAACTGATTCAAATGATTTTTCGGCCTGGGTTCAGTACTACCGTTGATGTTGATGCAACATCAGGACGTGGCGTTGGAATGAACGTGGTTATGGACCGTCTCGCCTCCCTTAATGGCACAATTGACGTTGAAACGGTCAAAGGGCAGGGGAGCACTTTTAGACTGCGTCTGCCGCTTTCACTTGTTATTGTCAATATTATCCGCTTCGAGGTTGCTGGTCAGGTGTTTGTTCTGCCCTCTGCGTTAGTTAAGGAAATTCAGAATTTGTCCTTTGAGTCCCGAAATATTGTTAATCGGGAAGATCTGGAGAGACAGCCGGAACAGATCGATCTGCGGACGCTGTTTAATCTGCCTCAAGGCGAGGATCGTCCAGGCTATGGGATACTAACCCAATCTGAAGGCTCTCCCATTCTATTGTTGGTGGACAGGGTTCTGGGGCAGGAAGACACCGTTATTAAACCATTTGGTTCGTTTTTGAGGGGACTTCCTTACCTCTCCGGAACCAGCTTGGCGGGTGACGGCAGTATGCGACTGGTCGTCAATCCGGCGCGAATGAGATATCAAGCGGATAGAGACTTTGCTCTTCCAGTGGGTTCTGTCTCCAGCGTCGTTGAACAGCGAAATCTGAAGGTCCTGGTAGTGGACGATTCTCTGAGTGTTCGCAAATACGCCAGCATGCTGCTGGCAGGG
Above is a genomic segment from Geopsychrobacter electrodiphilus DSM 16401 containing:
- a CDS encoding chemotaxis protein CheW, whose protein sequence is MLEIADLPQVVRLPLAPPIVRGLVNLRGQVMPVIDLGVQSGPAITYTSLCKLVVAESAGEKLAFLSEGIPDLAEEFCGERVDVMNIIAQFRAGDS
- a CDS encoding energy transducer TonB, giving the protein MALFLSVAIHFGLLSLQVDMDSDVAFQEQFSVERAFDRLDNFMPEPLNPRDETSPGHAPRVLPPFKQKTFVAAKMKPASVLPSRKRGISTHPLTPKISPLPLTQVLQSGHPRQASPVLSKKSRKTENGGDLPGKIVIAPFAAQSLHVASIDKSKVKTLIETRAIPRYVDNPRPHYPEVARRKGWSGEVQLLVRVDKAGAVERLSVAQSSGFAVLDRAATRAVRRWRFAPAVRAGARVASEVVIPIDFRLPGSLNSDSSIQE
- a CDS encoding response regulator is translated as MIRISLDELALFLGLLTDWRCKLMSAETTRVLIVDDSPTVRRLGELILSQQGYVVHTAEDGEQGLEIARRIKPDAILVDFVMPKMNGHTFCKLLREDSEMAQVPLILISSKGEAVGEAFEKEFGVVHYFSKPFEPDDLVQKLVEVLGVAATSKGDGAPETSQTTDPAIIENIVDKVLRQYFQKDFPLLMRNVLSDTLNEAGLVQKKGMVLSGDLAEVMLPDVINFAYNSRLSGRLTVFSREVFGEIFIEQGNFIFATSSIKGSRNIFLTDLLTKDGRLNADGAELNEYVTEARSRNIPIGRVLVERGLLTSDELMEYLQQHAQDAFGTTLDVKEGHFFLERDELPVNLQDLTIRVPLISVLMEGLSHLDEKHLAASEFRDDEMVLVRLITNEDALETVNLKPRELELFGLIDGKKSLREIIELSLLEPLETKRICYALRKVGLLRVKSH
- a CDS encoding hybrid sensor histidine kinase/response regulator codes for the protein MGVLQDSIFSCFVEEATEHLNVLESGLLEMEGVGSVGAEDMESLFRAAHTLKGAASLVKMASVGQVAHRMEDLFEAVRDRKLVVSPMQIDALLFALDQIKELIRFKVDGQEEPVEVMDLVIRRLDAAEKGAEPSVGGSSLPGEKLGANDSSVDSGFVGSERRGLGRRVEESAAGIRVSVDKIESLMGLIGEVTVIKNHLADQFGQVEKMRDEIEFVGQRLLREVTQFADRYDYTMPTTAEQRHESQVSDFQELEFDRYDDLNLFSRKLREITNDVGEGLRGLSEFFEAFGKDVSSLDRMTDEIKERISEVRTVPAGALFQRFNRSVRDMARGLGMDVDLFVVGGETLIDRVVYDGLFDPLLHIVRNSFAHGIESASERKKLGKSEKALIRLTAERRGNTVELSVSDDGRGIDLVRVRKRAIEKGFITTEDRLSESELIQMIFRPGFSTTVDVDATSGRGVGMNVVMDRLASLNGTIDVETVKGQGSTFRLRLPLSLVIVNIIRFEVAGQVFVLPSALVKEIQNLSFESRNIVNREDLERQPEQIDLRTLFNLPQGEDRPGYGILTQSEGSPILLLVDRVLGQEDTVIKPFGSFLRGLPYLSGTSLAGDGSMRLVVNPARMRYQADRDFALPVGSVSSVVEQRNLKVLVVDDSLSVRKYASMLLAGKGLTILTAADGLEAVSLLENEEVDSIITDLEMPHMHGYELLAELQRRPDWQVPIAVLSSRAGEQHRQKALSLGATDYLVKPFEEEQLMAVIKKHLAINGKSL